The Thalassomonas actiniarum genome contains the following window.
ACCAATCAGCTATATGTCGCAATGACACGAGCTAACTCGGTGTTGTGGATGGCGACACCGATGAAACACCAAGCTTGGTTTGATGAAAGACGTTTGGAAAACGAACAGGCGTATGTTGATTACCTGCACAAAAACAGGAACGGATAAACTGATGGGAAATAAAAAACACTTAGCTGCCGATAGAAAAAAGATTGTTAATTATCTACGGGCGCAGTTAATAGGCCCGGCCAATGGTTCTGATGAAAGCATGCTTGAGAAAGATGAGCCACATACTTATTACCTGATGGGAGCACTTTTTCCCCAGGGTGTTGGTATAAAAATTTCGCAGGAAGAAGAGGAAGATTGGATTAGTGATGACCCGATCGCAATGGCATATCAGCTTAAATCAGCCTCTGTAGGTTTATCGTTTTTTATTGAGTCAGCAGAAGACACGCCTGAGGTATGCGTAGAGCTTGCTGCAGCTACTTATAATAAAGTAGAAAAAAGGTGGCGTCGTCATGAAATAGCAACAAAAGAAGTCCCTGAAGAGCATGTTTTAACGCCAGGGGCTGGAGAAGAGATTGAAAATGTTCTTCAGGGGAGGGGGAAGCTGGTTTCTAAATGGAGAAAAATGGGGGCAGGATATCTTGTTACGATAACCTTGCTAAATCCAAGACAGGCTGATGGCGGTAAACTGGATCCAGAGGATGTGATTCATCAAGTTTGGTTTCGTTGTACTGCTATTAACGGGAATATTGGTGCCTACCCTTCACCTAACCGCTTTTCTTGGGATTCAGAAGAAGAAGAATTAGCGCTAATATATCAACATAAAAAAACTTTTGCGATTGGTCATGGTTGTGCACCAATGTGGGATAACGTTAAGGAGCAGGCTGTAATTAAGGCTGTGGAAACTTCTTTTATTCCTGAGTATGAAGTACCGCCTGTTACTTCTGCGTTACCCGGTAATCATGAACTAAAAAATAGTGAAGTTTTCTCTCTGCAATTTCTGTCTGATGAAAGTGTAAGTTGGCAACTCAAAAGAACTAGATTAGAAGAATTTATCACTAGTTATAGTGTATGGGTCGAAAATGAAACGAAGCGGGATATACCACAAGGCTTAGAGAACGCAGCTGCCCGTATTACTTGTCGCTTGAAAAAAGCGGTAGAAAGGATGCTGGCAGGTTTGAAGTATCTTTGCGAAAATGCTGGTGCAAGGGAGTGTTTTGTATTAGCAAATCAAGTTATGTTAATGCAAATGGTTCACTCAGGGAAAAACTTTGGTGGTAGCATTCGTGACGCTAATAGCTTTGTAATTAATGCACCTAATTACAAAGGTGAGGAAATTAAAAACTGGCGACCATTTCAATTGGCATTTCAATTATTGACGATTGAATCTATTGGCAATGGTAACTCAGATGATCGTGATATTGCTGATCTTATTTGGTTCCCCACAGGTGGTGGCAAGACTGAAGCTTACTTGGCAGTAGCAGCATTCGAATTATTTCACCGTCGTTATCAACATGGAGATATAGGAGGGGGGACGGCTGTTATTCTTCGATATACCTTACGTTTGTTGACTACCCAACAGTTTCAGCGTGCAGCTACATTGATTTGCGCATGTGAAAGAGTGAGAGATTCAAATCCTGAAAAATGGGGAGATGAGCCATTTAGCCTTGGACTTTGGGTGGGACAATCAACGACACCTAACTATTTTCACTCTGAGCAAGAACAATCATTAGGTGCTCTTCAAAAGTACAAAAGGATTCGTGAACAGGATAAACCGGAAAACCCCTTTCAATTATTGCAATGTCCATGGTGTGGTACTCGTATAATCCCTGCTAAGCAAAGTGATGAACCGTCGGATTATGGTATTCATGCCAGTGCATCTAGTTTTAATTTTTTCTGTCCGTCAAAAGCTTGTGCATTTCATTCTCATTTACCTGTGCAAGTAATAGACGAAGGTCTTTATGCTAGCCCACCTTCATTTTTAATTGGAACTATTGATAAGTTTGCCCGGTTAGCTTTACGTGATGAGCCAGGGGCATTTTTTAAGGGTGGGAGGGAGCAGCGTAAATCTCCTTCGTTAATATTGCAGGATGAGTTACATTTGATTTCGGGCCCCCTTGGGACTATTGCTGGCGTTTATGAAGCCGCAATGGATGTTGTCATGAAGCGTTCAGGTGCAAATCCTAAATATATAGCTGCTACCGCGACTATAAGACGTGCTCATGATCAGGTGAGAAAATTGTATGCTCGTGACTGTATGGTCTTTCCTCCCTCAGGAATGACTGCTGAAGATTCTTATTTCTCAAGAGAAGAGGATTCTACTGATGTGAACCCTGGTCGTTTATATATTGGTGTAATGGGGCAGTATCACACTCCCGTCACTTCTCTTGTACACTGCAGCGCTGCATTAGCACAATCCGCCATTGATGTTGAGTTGTCTGAACAGGCAGCAGATGGTTACTGGACACAAGTTATTTTCCATAATAGTCGACGCGAATTGGGAAAAACTATGACTATGTCGCTCGATGATATTCCTAAACGGGCGGAAGTGATAGCTAAAAACAGCGCTCAGCCAAGAAAAATTCAACCTGTGGAAATGTCAGCTAATATTTCCTCAAAAGAAATACCTGAAATACTTGAATCGCTGAAAGCTCCGAAGGGAGATACTAATTCAATTGATACTTTACCTTGTACGAATATGTTTTCTGTCGGTGTTGATGTTAAACGTTTAGGTTTAATAATGATGAATGGACAACCGAAGACTACTTCTGAGTATATACAGGCATCTTCGCGTGTTGGACGTGATGAAGTACCTGGTCTAGTCGTCGCCTTCTATCCAAATAATAAGGCTCGAGATCGTTCGCAATATGAATCTTTTGTACCATATCATCAAGCTCTTTACCGGGCGGTAGAACCAACCAGCGTTACACCATATGCACTACCTGCCATGGAACGTGCCGTACATGCAGCTTTAACTATTGTAATGCGTTATTGTGCTGGTTTATCAGGTAATGATGGCGCTAAGAATTTTGATAAGAATAAAGCTGATGTTGCCTCTGTAATTGATAAATTAAGAAAAAGAATGTTAGCGGCTGAATATAAAGATTCAACTGTACAACAGGAAATTAGCAATTACTTGGATGCATGCATTGATAAGTGGCAGGAAAAAGCCGAGCTTGCTTGCCAGAGTGGAATTTTACTGCGCTATGAAGCTAGTGCGTCACCAAACATTGAATCTTTATTGACCGGATACTCTGCAGATGTTGCCAGTAAACCGGAAATCCCATGGCCTACCCTCAATTCGATGCGAAATGTTGATAGTGATTGTAATGTATACGTATGGGGAGAAAGCTAATGGCTGTTGATAGAACTGTTAGACGTTCACAGACGATTACTCCTTTTGGTGTAGGTGGTATCTATGATTTTGGCTCCGAGTCCTTTGTTGCTATGGATACTATAAAATGGGATGTCCATGGAGATCCGGATATTCATCTACCCCGGTTAGAACGTGTTTTAAGGGTACAAGGTTTCAGGGGGGCACCTGTTGCAGGACGAGCTTTATTTCCGGGCGCATATCGAAGTGGCAAACCTGTGCCTTATTTACGATTCCCAACTTGGTTGTTTTGTCCAACTTGCAGAGGTATGGTGCAGTGGTCACCTACTAGGGAGAAAAAAGGAGAACACCCGTACTGTTTACCTTGTGGCAAAAAGAGTCAGTTGGTACCTATGCGTTTTATGGCTGTGTGCAAAAAAGGCCATTTAACAGATGTACCATGGGGAGTATGGGCACATATTGGCTCAAAAGGTGGTTGTCAAAACCATAAGCTTCAGTTTAAGTCTTCACCTGAGAAAGGAGCTGGGTTGCAGTCCTTGTCTATTTACTGTTTAAACTGCAAAGCAGAGAATAATTTGGAGCGTTTGCCATTCAAAGATTCTTTAGATGGCTTAATGAAAAGGCACCAAGGCACAAAAGGATGTAAAGGTACCCACCCCTGGCAGAAAGAGGATCTTGCTGATTTCTGTGACCAGGCACCGCAAGTTGTGCAAAGGGGAGCGAGTAATGCGTATTATCCAGTTGTTGAATCCGCTATTGATATACGTGTAGGAGAAAAGGATGAGGATTCTATATTCGAGTTAATTAGAGTACATCCTAAATGGGAACCATTGAAAAGTATAAAGGGCTTGGCGAAATCATACGATGATCCTTATGCTAAAATTTTTATCCAGCCTATTGTTGATGATGAAAAACTACAAAAGCTTGGTGTTACGTCTCAAATTGTATGGGAGTGTCTTCAAGAGAATGAGAAAAGCTCCGAAGAGGTTGATGAAGTCTTAGATGATGAAGATCTACTGTTAGATGAATGGTTAGCATTTATTACACCGCCAAAAAGCTTACCCGGCGCAGAATTTATAGCTGATAAAGTAGATTTAGCGTCATTTTCGTTGAACCTTCAAGATAATGAACTAATCGCTTGGGAGGAGTTTCGGCGGTTAATTTCACAGGTAACATTAGCAAAGAAATTGCGTATAGTAAGGGCACTTAAAGGCTTTACGCGATTGGAGCCTAACTATGAAAATATCGTTTCACCATCTTTAGGTGCAAATGTTAATTGGTTACCTGCAACAGAAATTTATGGAGAAGGTATTTTCATCGCACTTGATAAAGTAGCTCTTGATGACTGGGAAAAGAAGTTACCTGCTCATGTATTAGCGGATATACGTGATAAGTTAAAAAAGTCTTCTATGGGTTTTTTACCTGAAGCGACAGATCGCTTTGTTCTTTTACACACATTAGCACACTTACTAATCAGGCAACTTTGTTTTGAATGTGGTTATTCCTCCTCGTCTTTATCAGAACGCATATATTCGGATAAAGAAAAGGGTATGTCAGGTATATTGATTTATACCGCATCTGCAGATAGCGAAGGAGCCCTTGGTGGCTTGGTTAGGGAAGGTTTACCGGACAGATTATACGGTACGTTTAAAACGGCCTTATTTCGTGCTAATTGGTGTTCAAGTGACCCTATTTGTAGCGAATTAAAACACCAGGGGATACAAGGGTTAAATAAAGCTGCGTGCCATGCTTGCACGCTAGTTGCTGAAACGAGTTGTAATTATGCTAATAGTTTGCTTGACCGTACTGTGCTGATTGGTCG
Protein-coding sequences here:
- a CDS encoding helicase-related protein gives rise to the protein MGNKKHLAADRKKIVNYLRAQLIGPANGSDESMLEKDEPHTYYLMGALFPQGVGIKISQEEEEDWISDDPIAMAYQLKSASVGLSFFIESAEDTPEVCVELAAATYNKVEKRWRRHEIATKEVPEEHVLTPGAGEEIENVLQGRGKLVSKWRKMGAGYLVTITLLNPRQADGGKLDPEDVIHQVWFRCTAINGNIGAYPSPNRFSWDSEEEELALIYQHKKTFAIGHGCAPMWDNVKEQAVIKAVETSFIPEYEVPPVTSALPGNHELKNSEVFSLQFLSDESVSWQLKRTRLEEFITSYSVWVENETKRDIPQGLENAAARITCRLKKAVERMLAGLKYLCENAGARECFVLANQVMLMQMVHSGKNFGGSIRDANSFVINAPNYKGEEIKNWRPFQLAFQLLTIESIGNGNSDDRDIADLIWFPTGGGKTEAYLAVAAFELFHRRYQHGDIGGGTAVILRYTLRLLTTQQFQRAATLICACERVRDSNPEKWGDEPFSLGLWVGQSTTPNYFHSEQEQSLGALQKYKRIREQDKPENPFQLLQCPWCGTRIIPAKQSDEPSDYGIHASASSFNFFCPSKACAFHSHLPVQVIDEGLYASPPSFLIGTIDKFARLALRDEPGAFFKGGREQRKSPSLILQDELHLISGPLGTIAGVYEAAMDVVMKRSGANPKYIAATATIRRAHDQVRKLYARDCMVFPPSGMTAEDSYFSREEDSTDVNPGRLYIGVMGQYHTPVTSLVHCSAALAQSAIDVELSEQAADGYWTQVIFHNSRRELGKTMTMSLDDIPKRAEVIAKNSAQPRKIQPVEMSANISSKEIPEILESLKAPKGDTNSIDTLPCTNMFSVGVDVKRLGLIMMNGQPKTTSEYIQASSRVGRDEVPGLVVAFYPNNKARDRSQYESFVPYHQALYRAVEPTSVTPYALPAMERAVHAALTIVMRYCAGLSGNDGAKNFDKNKADVASVIDKLRKRMLAAEYKDSTVQQEISNYLDACIDKWQEKAELACQSGILLRYEASASPNIESLLTGYSADVASKPEIPWPTLNSMRNVDSDCNVYVWGES
- the drmB gene encoding DUF1998 domain-containing protein; amino-acid sequence: MAVDRTVRRSQTITPFGVGGIYDFGSESFVAMDTIKWDVHGDPDIHLPRLERVLRVQGFRGAPVAGRALFPGAYRSGKPVPYLRFPTWLFCPTCRGMVQWSPTREKKGEHPYCLPCGKKSQLVPMRFMAVCKKGHLTDVPWGVWAHIGSKGGCQNHKLQFKSSPEKGAGLQSLSIYCLNCKAENNLERLPFKDSLDGLMKRHQGTKGCKGTHPWQKEDLADFCDQAPQVVQRGASNAYYPVVESAIDIRVGEKDEDSIFELIRVHPKWEPLKSIKGLAKSYDDPYAKIFIQPIVDDEKLQKLGVTSQIVWECLQENEKSSEEVDEVLDDEDLLLDEWLAFITPPKSLPGAEFIADKVDLASFSLNLQDNELIAWEEFRRLISQVTLAKKLRIVRALKGFTRLEPNYENIVSPSLGANVNWLPATEIYGEGIFIALDKVALDDWEKKLPAHVLADIRDKLKKSSMGFLPEATDRFVLLHTLAHLLIRQLCFECGYSSSSLSERIYSDKEKGMSGILIYTASADSEGALGGLVREGLPDRLYGTFKTALFRANWCSSDPICSELKHQGIQGLNKAACHACTLVAETSCNYANSLLDRTVLIGREGEPTTGYFNRFISLIEDTV